Proteins from a single region of Strix aluco isolate bStrAlu1 chromosome 5, bStrAlu1.hap1, whole genome shotgun sequence:
- the LOC141924304 gene encoding TRIO and F-actin-binding protein-like isoform X3: MPHQWHEPDLLNFKKGWMSILDELGEWKKHWFVLTDSSLRYYRDSNAEEVDDLDGEIDLRSCTDVTEFAVQRNYGFQIHTKDAVFTLSAMTSGIRRNWIEALRKNVRPVSAPDVTKLSDCDKENSFRNCVPQKGSLRTEEQQRPGSGSEGNSKGGHWKADGQRHAFDYVELSPLPQDPGNQGSPQKTRGSLRISDRTLKQEELERDLAVRSEERRKWFETPDGRVPNSDGPVGDSSRKVGEQDLPTPLLSEDQRIRLNEEIEKKWLELERLPLKDSRRVPLTALLNQTKGGHGDASEALKKEVQSLRVQLESCQARNESLREAAKSQGDSHVPRGYISQEACERSLAEMESSHQQVMEELQRHHQRELERLRQEKERLLAEEAAATAAAIEALKKAHREEMNKELGRTRSFQKCSSVSDALQKQHQLDMDSLKRELQVLSERYSQKCLEIGELTQKAEEREQTLQRCQQEGKELLRKNQELQTRLSDEIAKLRSFISSRGSGDRSLHNNERSSCELEVLLRVKENELQYLKKEVQCLREELQMMQKDKRFASGKYQDVYAELNHIKVRSEREIEQLKEHLRLAMAALQEKESLCNSVGE; the protein is encoded by the exons ATGCCGCACCAGTGGCATGAG CCGGACCTCCTCAATTTCAAGAAGGGATGGATGTCCATCCTGGACGAGCTGGGAGAG TGGAAGAAACATTGGTTTGTGCTGACCGACTCGAGCCTGAGGTATTACCGGGACTCTAATGCAGAGGAG GTTGATGACCTCGATGGAGAAATCGACCTCCGCTCCTGCACGGATGTGACAGAGTTTGCAGTGCAGCGCAACTATGGCTTCCAAATACAT ACGAAGGATGCCGTCTTCACCCTATCGGCGATGACCTCGGGCATCCGACGCAACTGGATCGAGGCCCTGAGGAAGAACGTGCGCCCAGTCAGTGCTCCAGATGTCACCAA GCTCTCTGACTGCGATAAGGAGAACTCCTTCCGTAACTGTGTCCCCCAGAAGGGCTCACTCCGGACGGAGGAGCAGCAGCGGCCAGGCTCAGGCTCTGAGGGGAACTCGAAGGGTGGTCACTGGAAGGCGGATGGGCAGCGCCATGCCTTTGATTACGTGGAGCTGTCTCCCTTGCCACAGGACCCCGGGAATCAGGGGTCCCCTCAGAAGACGAGAGGGAGCTTGAGGATCTCCGACCGAACTCTCAAGCAAGAGGAGCTGGAGCGGGATCTGGCAGTCCGTTCGGAGGAGAGGCGTAAATGGTTTGAGACCCCCGATGGCAGGGTCCCAAACAGCGATGGCCCAGTGGGAGACTCTTCCCGCAAGGTGGGGGAGCAGGACCTCCCCACTCCCCTGCTTTCAGAGGACCAGCGGATTCGGCTGAATGAGGAGATAGAGAAGAAGTGGCTGGAGCTGGAACGCCTGCCCTTGAAGGACTCGCGGCGGGTGCCCTTGACAGCATTGCTGAACCAGACCAAGGGGGGCCATGGAGACGCCAGTGAGGCGCTGAAAAAGGAG GTCCAATCACTCCGGGTGCAGCTGGAATCCTGCCAGGCCCGAAATGAGAGCCTTCGGGAGGCGGCCAAATCCCAGGGAGACAGCCATGTGCCCCGGGGGTACATCTCACAG GAGGCCTGCGAGCGCAGCCTGGCTGAGATGGAGTCGTCTCACCAGCAAGTGATGGAAGAGCTCCAGAGGCATCACCAGCGGGAGCTGGAGCGGCTTCGGCAGGAGAAGGAGCGGCTCctggcagaggaggcagcagcaacagcagcag CCATTGAGGCACTGAAGAAAGCCCACCGGGAGGAGATGAATAAGGAGCTGGGCAGGACACGAAGCTTCCAGAAGTGCAGTTCAGTCTCAGATGCCCTCCAGAAGCAGCACCA GTTGGACATGGATTCCCTGAAGCGGGAGCTGCAGGTGCTTTCTGAGCGATATTCCCAAAAGTGCCTGGAAATTGGAGAGCTCACCCAGAAGGCAGAGGAGCGGGAACAGACACTGCAGCGGTGTCAGCAGGAAGGGAAGGAGCTCCTCCGGAAAAACCAG gagctgcagaCCCGCCTCTCAGATGAGATTGCGAAGCTGCGAAGCTTTATTTCATCGCGGGGCTCTGGGGACCGGTCCCTGCACAACAACGAGCGGAGCTCCTGCGAGCTGGAG GTTCTGCTGCGGGTGAAGGAGAATGAGCTCCAGTATCTAAAGAAAGAGGTGCAGTGCCTCCGGGAGGAGCTGCAGATGATGCAAAAG GATAAGAGATTTGCCTCAGGGAAATACCAAGACGTCTATGCAGAGCTGAATCACATCAAGGTGCGTTCGGAGCGAGAGATCGAGCAGCTGAAGGAGCACCTGCGCCTGGCCATGGCCGCTCTGCAGGAGAAGGAGTCGCTGTGCAACAGCGTCGGTGAATAA
- the LOC141924304 gene encoding TRIO and F-actin-binding protein-like isoform X4: MTPDLLNFKKGWMSILDELGEWKKHWFVLTDSSLRYYRDSNAEEVDDLDGEIDLRSCTDVTEFAVQRNYGFQIHTKDAVFTLSAMTSGIRRNWIEALRKNVRPVSAPDVTKLSDCDKENSFRNCVPQKGSLRTEEQQRPGSGSEGNSKGGHWKADGQRHAFDYVELSPLPQDPGNQGSPQKTRGSLRISDRTLKQEELERDLAVRSEERRKWFETPDGRVPNSDGPVGDSSRKVGEQDLPTPLLSEDQRIRLNEEIEKKWLELERLPLKDSRRVPLTALLNQTKGGHGDASEALKKEVQSLRVQLESCQARNESLREAAKSQGDSHVPRGYISQEACERSLAEMESSHQQVMEELQRHHQRELERLRQEKERLLAEEAAATAAAIEALKKAHREEMNKELGRTRSFQKCSSVSDALQKQHQLDMDSLKRELQVLSERYSQKCLEIGELTQKAEEREQTLQRCQQEGKELLRKNQELQTRLSDEIAKLRSFISSRGSGDRSLHNNERSSCELEVLLRVKENELQYLKKEVQCLREELQMMQKDKRFASGKYQDVYAELNHIKVRSEREIEQLKEHLRLAMAALQEKESLCNSVGE, encoded by the exons ATGACG CCGGACCTCCTCAATTTCAAGAAGGGATGGATGTCCATCCTGGACGAGCTGGGAGAG TGGAAGAAACATTGGTTTGTGCTGACCGACTCGAGCCTGAGGTATTACCGGGACTCTAATGCAGAGGAG GTTGATGACCTCGATGGAGAAATCGACCTCCGCTCCTGCACGGATGTGACAGAGTTTGCAGTGCAGCGCAACTATGGCTTCCAAATACAT ACGAAGGATGCCGTCTTCACCCTATCGGCGATGACCTCGGGCATCCGACGCAACTGGATCGAGGCCCTGAGGAAGAACGTGCGCCCAGTCAGTGCTCCAGATGTCACCAA GCTCTCTGACTGCGATAAGGAGAACTCCTTCCGTAACTGTGTCCCCCAGAAGGGCTCACTCCGGACGGAGGAGCAGCAGCGGCCAGGCTCAGGCTCTGAGGGGAACTCGAAGGGTGGTCACTGGAAGGCGGATGGGCAGCGCCATGCCTTTGATTACGTGGAGCTGTCTCCCTTGCCACAGGACCCCGGGAATCAGGGGTCCCCTCAGAAGACGAGAGGGAGCTTGAGGATCTCCGACCGAACTCTCAAGCAAGAGGAGCTGGAGCGGGATCTGGCAGTCCGTTCGGAGGAGAGGCGTAAATGGTTTGAGACCCCCGATGGCAGGGTCCCAAACAGCGATGGCCCAGTGGGAGACTCTTCCCGCAAGGTGGGGGAGCAGGACCTCCCCACTCCCCTGCTTTCAGAGGACCAGCGGATTCGGCTGAATGAGGAGATAGAGAAGAAGTGGCTGGAGCTGGAACGCCTGCCCTTGAAGGACTCGCGGCGGGTGCCCTTGACAGCATTGCTGAACCAGACCAAGGGGGGCCATGGAGACGCCAGTGAGGCGCTGAAAAAGGAG GTCCAATCACTCCGGGTGCAGCTGGAATCCTGCCAGGCCCGAAATGAGAGCCTTCGGGAGGCGGCCAAATCCCAGGGAGACAGCCATGTGCCCCGGGGGTACATCTCACAG GAGGCCTGCGAGCGCAGCCTGGCTGAGATGGAGTCGTCTCACCAGCAAGTGATGGAAGAGCTCCAGAGGCATCACCAGCGGGAGCTGGAGCGGCTTCGGCAGGAGAAGGAGCGGCTCctggcagaggaggcagcagcaacagcagcag CCATTGAGGCACTGAAGAAAGCCCACCGGGAGGAGATGAATAAGGAGCTGGGCAGGACACGAAGCTTCCAGAAGTGCAGTTCAGTCTCAGATGCCCTCCAGAAGCAGCACCA GTTGGACATGGATTCCCTGAAGCGGGAGCTGCAGGTGCTTTCTGAGCGATATTCCCAAAAGTGCCTGGAAATTGGAGAGCTCACCCAGAAGGCAGAGGAGCGGGAACAGACACTGCAGCGGTGTCAGCAGGAAGGGAAGGAGCTCCTCCGGAAAAACCAG gagctgcagaCCCGCCTCTCAGATGAGATTGCGAAGCTGCGAAGCTTTATTTCATCGCGGGGCTCTGGGGACCGGTCCCTGCACAACAACGAGCGGAGCTCCTGCGAGCTGGAG GTTCTGCTGCGGGTGAAGGAGAATGAGCTCCAGTATCTAAAGAAAGAGGTGCAGTGCCTCCGGGAGGAGCTGCAGATGATGCAAAAG GATAAGAGATTTGCCTCAGGGAAATACCAAGACGTCTATGCAGAGCTGAATCACATCAAGGTGCGTTCGGAGCGAGAGATCGAGCAGCTGAAGGAGCACCTGCGCCTGGCCATGGCCGCTCTGCAGGAGAAGGAGTCGCTGTGCAACAGCGTCGGTGAATAA
- the LOC141924304 gene encoding TRIO and F-actin-binding protein-like isoform X1 produces the protein MTAVLCGIRMALGVGSSCSLWEPDAVLGQGASHPWGEPSLAWMLAGPKRKAVEGVTEPDLLNFKKGWMSILDELGEWKKHWFVLTDSSLRYYRDSNAEEVDDLDGEIDLRSCTDVTEFAVQRNYGFQIHTKDAVFTLSAMTSGIRRNWIEALRKNVRPVSAPDVTKLSDCDKENSFRNCVPQKGSLRTEEQQRPGSGSEGNSKGGHWKADGQRHAFDYVELSPLPQDPGNQGSPQKTRGSLRISDRTLKQEELERDLAVRSEERRKWFETPDGRVPNSDGPVGDSSRKVGEQDLPTPLLSEDQRIRLNEEIEKKWLELERLPLKDSRRVPLTALLNQTKGGHGDASEALKKEVQSLRVQLESCQARNESLREAAKSQGDSHVPRGYISQEACERSLAEMESSHQQVMEELQRHHQRELERLRQEKERLLAEEAAATAAAIEALKKAHREEMNKELGRTRSFQKCSSVSDALQKQHQLDMDSLKRELQVLSERYSQKCLEIGELTQKAEEREQTLQRCQQEGKELLRKNQELQTRLSDEIAKLRSFISSRGSGDRSLHNNERSSCELEVLLRVKENELQYLKKEVQCLREELQMMQKDKRFASGKYQDVYAELNHIKVRSEREIEQLKEHLRLAMAALQEKESLCNSVGE, from the exons ATGACCGCAGTCCTGTGTGGAATCCGCATGGCCCTGGGCGTGGGGAGTTCCTGCTCCCTGTGGGAACCAGATGCGGTTTTGGGGCAGGGAGCGTCCCACCCCTGGGGCGAGCCTTCCTTGGCGTGGATGTTGGCTGGCCCCAAGAGGAAGGCTGTTGAGGGGGTAACGGAG CCGGACCTCCTCAATTTCAAGAAGGGATGGATGTCCATCCTGGACGAGCTGGGAGAG TGGAAGAAACATTGGTTTGTGCTGACCGACTCGAGCCTGAGGTATTACCGGGACTCTAATGCAGAGGAG GTTGATGACCTCGATGGAGAAATCGACCTCCGCTCCTGCACGGATGTGACAGAGTTTGCAGTGCAGCGCAACTATGGCTTCCAAATACAT ACGAAGGATGCCGTCTTCACCCTATCGGCGATGACCTCGGGCATCCGACGCAACTGGATCGAGGCCCTGAGGAAGAACGTGCGCCCAGTCAGTGCTCCAGATGTCACCAA GCTCTCTGACTGCGATAAGGAGAACTCCTTCCGTAACTGTGTCCCCCAGAAGGGCTCACTCCGGACGGAGGAGCAGCAGCGGCCAGGCTCAGGCTCTGAGGGGAACTCGAAGGGTGGTCACTGGAAGGCGGATGGGCAGCGCCATGCCTTTGATTACGTGGAGCTGTCTCCCTTGCCACAGGACCCCGGGAATCAGGGGTCCCCTCAGAAGACGAGAGGGAGCTTGAGGATCTCCGACCGAACTCTCAAGCAAGAGGAGCTGGAGCGGGATCTGGCAGTCCGTTCGGAGGAGAGGCGTAAATGGTTTGAGACCCCCGATGGCAGGGTCCCAAACAGCGATGGCCCAGTGGGAGACTCTTCCCGCAAGGTGGGGGAGCAGGACCTCCCCACTCCCCTGCTTTCAGAGGACCAGCGGATTCGGCTGAATGAGGAGATAGAGAAGAAGTGGCTGGAGCTGGAACGCCTGCCCTTGAAGGACTCGCGGCGGGTGCCCTTGACAGCATTGCTGAACCAGACCAAGGGGGGCCATGGAGACGCCAGTGAGGCGCTGAAAAAGGAG GTCCAATCACTCCGGGTGCAGCTGGAATCCTGCCAGGCCCGAAATGAGAGCCTTCGGGAGGCGGCCAAATCCCAGGGAGACAGCCATGTGCCCCGGGGGTACATCTCACAG GAGGCCTGCGAGCGCAGCCTGGCTGAGATGGAGTCGTCTCACCAGCAAGTGATGGAAGAGCTCCAGAGGCATCACCAGCGGGAGCTGGAGCGGCTTCGGCAGGAGAAGGAGCGGCTCctggcagaggaggcagcagcaacagcagcag CCATTGAGGCACTGAAGAAAGCCCACCGGGAGGAGATGAATAAGGAGCTGGGCAGGACACGAAGCTTCCAGAAGTGCAGTTCAGTCTCAGATGCCCTCCAGAAGCAGCACCA GTTGGACATGGATTCCCTGAAGCGGGAGCTGCAGGTGCTTTCTGAGCGATATTCCCAAAAGTGCCTGGAAATTGGAGAGCTCACCCAGAAGGCAGAGGAGCGGGAACAGACACTGCAGCGGTGTCAGCAGGAAGGGAAGGAGCTCCTCCGGAAAAACCAG gagctgcagaCCCGCCTCTCAGATGAGATTGCGAAGCTGCGAAGCTTTATTTCATCGCGGGGCTCTGGGGACCGGTCCCTGCACAACAACGAGCGGAGCTCCTGCGAGCTGGAG GTTCTGCTGCGGGTGAAGGAGAATGAGCTCCAGTATCTAAAGAAAGAGGTGCAGTGCCTCCGGGAGGAGCTGCAGATGATGCAAAAG GATAAGAGATTTGCCTCAGGGAAATACCAAGACGTCTATGCAGAGCTGAATCACATCAAGGTGCGTTCGGAGCGAGAGATCGAGCAGCTGAAGGAGCACCTGCGCCTGGCCATGGCCGCTCTGCAGGAGAAGGAGTCGCTGTGCAACAGCGTCGGTGAATAA
- the LOC141924304 gene encoding TRIO and F-actin-binding protein-like isoform X2, translating into MTAVLCGIRMALGVGSSCSLWEPDAVLGQGASHPWGEPSLAWMLAGPKRKAVEGPDLLNFKKGWMSILDELGEWKKHWFVLTDSSLRYYRDSNAEEVDDLDGEIDLRSCTDVTEFAVQRNYGFQIHTKDAVFTLSAMTSGIRRNWIEALRKNVRPVSAPDVTKLSDCDKENSFRNCVPQKGSLRTEEQQRPGSGSEGNSKGGHWKADGQRHAFDYVELSPLPQDPGNQGSPQKTRGSLRISDRTLKQEELERDLAVRSEERRKWFETPDGRVPNSDGPVGDSSRKVGEQDLPTPLLSEDQRIRLNEEIEKKWLELERLPLKDSRRVPLTALLNQTKGGHGDASEALKKEVQSLRVQLESCQARNESLREAAKSQGDSHVPRGYISQEACERSLAEMESSHQQVMEELQRHHQRELERLRQEKERLLAEEAAATAAAIEALKKAHREEMNKELGRTRSFQKCSSVSDALQKQHQLDMDSLKRELQVLSERYSQKCLEIGELTQKAEEREQTLQRCQQEGKELLRKNQELQTRLSDEIAKLRSFISSRGSGDRSLHNNERSSCELEVLLRVKENELQYLKKEVQCLREELQMMQKDKRFASGKYQDVYAELNHIKVRSEREIEQLKEHLRLAMAALQEKESLCNSVGE; encoded by the exons ATGACCGCAGTCCTGTGTGGAATCCGCATGGCCCTGGGCGTGGGGAGTTCCTGCTCCCTGTGGGAACCAGATGCGGTTTTGGGGCAGGGAGCGTCCCACCCCTGGGGCGAGCCTTCCTTGGCGTGGATGTTGGCTGGCCCCAAGAGGAAGGCTGTTGAGGGG CCGGACCTCCTCAATTTCAAGAAGGGATGGATGTCCATCCTGGACGAGCTGGGAGAG TGGAAGAAACATTGGTTTGTGCTGACCGACTCGAGCCTGAGGTATTACCGGGACTCTAATGCAGAGGAG GTTGATGACCTCGATGGAGAAATCGACCTCCGCTCCTGCACGGATGTGACAGAGTTTGCAGTGCAGCGCAACTATGGCTTCCAAATACAT ACGAAGGATGCCGTCTTCACCCTATCGGCGATGACCTCGGGCATCCGACGCAACTGGATCGAGGCCCTGAGGAAGAACGTGCGCCCAGTCAGTGCTCCAGATGTCACCAA GCTCTCTGACTGCGATAAGGAGAACTCCTTCCGTAACTGTGTCCCCCAGAAGGGCTCACTCCGGACGGAGGAGCAGCAGCGGCCAGGCTCAGGCTCTGAGGGGAACTCGAAGGGTGGTCACTGGAAGGCGGATGGGCAGCGCCATGCCTTTGATTACGTGGAGCTGTCTCCCTTGCCACAGGACCCCGGGAATCAGGGGTCCCCTCAGAAGACGAGAGGGAGCTTGAGGATCTCCGACCGAACTCTCAAGCAAGAGGAGCTGGAGCGGGATCTGGCAGTCCGTTCGGAGGAGAGGCGTAAATGGTTTGAGACCCCCGATGGCAGGGTCCCAAACAGCGATGGCCCAGTGGGAGACTCTTCCCGCAAGGTGGGGGAGCAGGACCTCCCCACTCCCCTGCTTTCAGAGGACCAGCGGATTCGGCTGAATGAGGAGATAGAGAAGAAGTGGCTGGAGCTGGAACGCCTGCCCTTGAAGGACTCGCGGCGGGTGCCCTTGACAGCATTGCTGAACCAGACCAAGGGGGGCCATGGAGACGCCAGTGAGGCGCTGAAAAAGGAG GTCCAATCACTCCGGGTGCAGCTGGAATCCTGCCAGGCCCGAAATGAGAGCCTTCGGGAGGCGGCCAAATCCCAGGGAGACAGCCATGTGCCCCGGGGGTACATCTCACAG GAGGCCTGCGAGCGCAGCCTGGCTGAGATGGAGTCGTCTCACCAGCAAGTGATGGAAGAGCTCCAGAGGCATCACCAGCGGGAGCTGGAGCGGCTTCGGCAGGAGAAGGAGCGGCTCctggcagaggaggcagcagcaacagcagcag CCATTGAGGCACTGAAGAAAGCCCACCGGGAGGAGATGAATAAGGAGCTGGGCAGGACACGAAGCTTCCAGAAGTGCAGTTCAGTCTCAGATGCCCTCCAGAAGCAGCACCA GTTGGACATGGATTCCCTGAAGCGGGAGCTGCAGGTGCTTTCTGAGCGATATTCCCAAAAGTGCCTGGAAATTGGAGAGCTCACCCAGAAGGCAGAGGAGCGGGAACAGACACTGCAGCGGTGTCAGCAGGAAGGGAAGGAGCTCCTCCGGAAAAACCAG gagctgcagaCCCGCCTCTCAGATGAGATTGCGAAGCTGCGAAGCTTTATTTCATCGCGGGGCTCTGGGGACCGGTCCCTGCACAACAACGAGCGGAGCTCCTGCGAGCTGGAG GTTCTGCTGCGGGTGAAGGAGAATGAGCTCCAGTATCTAAAGAAAGAGGTGCAGTGCCTCCGGGAGGAGCTGCAGATGATGCAAAAG GATAAGAGATTTGCCTCAGGGAAATACCAAGACGTCTATGCAGAGCTGAATCACATCAAGGTGCGTTCGGAGCGAGAGATCGAGCAGCTGAAGGAGCACCTGCGCCTGGCCATGGCCGCTCTGCAGGAGAAGGAGTCGCTGTGCAACAGCGTCGGTGAATAA
- the H1-0 gene encoding histone H1.0, which yields MTESPAPAPATKPKRVRVPRRPAAHPTYSDMITAAIRAEKSRSGSSRQSIQKYVKSYYKVGQNADTQIKLSIRRMLATGVLKQTKGVGASGSFRLAKADKAKKSPARKRSKKVARKSMSPRKAATPRKAKSLAKKPKSATRKARKKPRASPKKAKKPKTVKAKSVKASKPKKAKRSKTKAKSSTRKPPKKK from the coding sequence ATGACAGAGAGCCCAGCCCCGGCTCCAGCCACCAAGCCCAAGCGGGTCAGGGTGCCGCGGCGGCCAGCGGCCCACCCCACCTACTCGGACATGATCACGGCAGCCATCCGGGCCGAGAAGAGCCGCAGCGGCTCGTCCCGCCAGTCCATCCAGAAGTACGTGAAGAGCTACTACAAGGTGGGCCAGAATGCTGACACCCAGATCAAGCTCTCCATTCGGCGCATGCTCGCCACCGGAGTCCTCAAGCAGACCAAAGGAGTCGGTGCCTCTGGTTCTTTCCGCTTGGCCAAGGCTGACAAGGCGAAGAAGTCACCTGCCAGGAAAAGAAGCAAGAAGGTGGCCAGGAAATCCATGTCGCCCCGGAAAGCAGCTACGCCCAGGAAAGCCAAGTCGCTGGCAAAGAAGCCCAAATCTGCCACCAGGAAAGCCAGGAAGAAGCCAAGGGCCAGCCCGAAGAAAGCCAAGAAGCCAAAGACTGTTAAGGCCAAGTCGGTGAAGGCATCCAAACCCAAGAAGGCAAAGCGGTCGAAAACCAAAGCCAAGTCCAGCACCAGGAAACCGCCCAAGAAGAAGTGA
- the GCAT gene encoding 2-amino-3-ketobutyrate coenzyme A ligase, mitochondrial, with translation MWRGVAVRVLRGGGAGTLRAGTPRAASGVAAAELRRRLENELEGIRGAGTWKSERVIASRQGPHLRLAGGGAGILNFCANNYLGLSSHPEVIRAAVEALEKFGAGLSSVRFICGTQSIHKDLEEKIARFHQREDAILYASCFDANAGIFEALLTPEDAVLSDELNHASIIDGIRLCKANKYRYKHMDMQDLEAKLQDAQKHRLRLVATDGAFSMDGDIAPLREICQLAQKYDALVFIDECHATGFLGPNGRGTDELLGVMDKVTVINSTLGKALGGAAGGYTTGPKPLIDLLRQRSRPYLFSNSLPPAVVGCASKALDLLMESNAIAQSMAAKTQRFRSKMMAAGFTISGKDHPICPVMLGDARLAAVMAEDMLNRGIYVIGFSYPVVPKGKARIRVQISAVHSDEDIDRCVEAFTEVGRKHRALP, from the exons atgTGGCGCGGCGTGGCGGTGCGGgtgctgcggggcggcggggccgggacccTCCGGGCCGGGACCCCCCGGGCCGCTTCGGGCGTGGCGGCAGCTGAGCTCCGCCGTCGGCTGGAGAATGAGCTGGAGGGTATCCGAGGCGCCGGCACTTGGAAGAGCGAGCGGGTGATCGCCTCCCGCCAAGGTCCCCACCTCCGCCTGGCAGGCGGCGGAGCCG GGATCCTCAACTTCTGCGCCAATAACTACCTGGGGCTCTCCAGCCACCCCGAGGTGATCCGTGCTGCCGTAGAGGCCCTCGAGAAGTTTGGCGCTGGGCTCAGCTCCGTCCGCTTCATCTGCGGTACCCAG AGCATACACAAGGACCTGGAGGAGAAGATCGCGCGTTTCCACCAGCGGGAAGACGCCATTCTCTATGCCAGCTGCTTTGATGCCAACGCTGGTATCTTTGAG GCTCTGCTGACCCCAGAGGATGCAGTGCTGTCGGATGAGCTGAACCATGCCTCCATCATCGACGGGATCCGCCTGTGCAAGGCTAACAAGTACCGCTACAAGCACATGGACATGCAGGACCTGGAGGCCAAACTGCAGGATGCGCAG AAACATCGTCTGCGGCTGGTAGCCACTGACGGTGCCTTCTCCATGGATGGTGACATCGCACCCCTGAGGGAGATTTGCCAGCTGGCCCAGAAGTATGATGCCCTGGTCTTCATTGATGAATGCCATGCCACAGGCTTCCTGGGACCCAATGGCCG GGGTACCGATGAGCTTCTGGGAGTGATGGACAAAGTCACCGTCATCAACTCCACCCTGGGAAAAGCTCTTGGAGGAGCTGCAG GCGGATACACAACTGGCCCCAAACCCCTCATCGATTTGCTCCGCCAGCGTTCCCGCCCATACCTCTTCTCCAACAGCCTGCCCCCCGCTGTGGTGGGCTGTGCGTCCAAGGCCCTGGACCTGCTCATGGAGAGCAATGCCATTGCACAGTCCATGGCTGCCAAGACCCAGCG GTTCAGAAGCAAGATGATGGCAGCTGGCTTCACTATCTCGGGGAAAGACCACCCCATCTGTCCTGTCATGCTCGGGGATGCTCGGCTGGCTGCAGTCATGGCTGAGGACATGCTGAACAGAG GCATTTATGTCATTGGCTTCAGCTACCCCGTGGTCCCCAAGGGAAAGGCCCGCATCCGGGTCCAGATCTCAGCTGTGCACAGCGATGAGGATATTGACCGCTGTGTGGAAGCCTTCACTGAGGTGGGACGGAAACACAGAGCGCTGCCTTGA